A genomic stretch from Bacillus sp. E(2018) includes:
- a CDS encoding globin-coupled sensor protein produces MASILSILTKKKTTTALLDPTGSVKEVVKILVSPNSEWQKQLNMISLTVDDLAIIRSIKPLISENIEEIVSQFYKNIEHVPGLMEIIQRHSSINKLQVTLIKHIQEMFDGVIDAAYIEQRKVIARIHFKIGLQPKWYISSFQDMLLSFLSILDKHIDNKNEYQLAVKAVTKILNFEQQIVLEAFELEQINQREEHEKQKRQIALSVGDSVEELASISEETSAALEELTSKADEVVVFAKSTAESAIQVSNNSLAGKNKLDDHQQMILKVKDQSEQITTELISLEQATVKINDVVDIVTAIAEQTNLLSLNAAIEAARAGEAGKGFSVVAHEVRKLADQTKTSVSGVSELVKNTHKRIEAVTQSVESIHHYINDSVSEATEISDFFVAILSKMDESTDRSGKLEKEVEVMAEVIEELSHAVGQIAVSADSLTDVTKNMQQE; encoded by the coding sequence GTGGCATCTATTTTAAGCATACTAACAAAAAAGAAGACTACGACAGCATTACTTGATCCTACTGGAAGCGTCAAAGAAGTTGTGAAAATCTTAGTATCTCCAAACAGTGAATGGCAGAAGCAATTGAACATGATTTCATTAACAGTGGATGACTTAGCGATCATCCGCTCGATTAAACCGTTGATTTCTGAGAATATTGAAGAGATCGTGAGCCAATTTTATAAAAATATTGAACATGTGCCTGGCTTGATGGAAATTATTCAAAGACACAGCTCTATTAATAAACTTCAAGTAACGCTAATTAAGCACATACAAGAAATGTTTGACGGCGTTATTGATGCAGCATATATCGAACAAAGAAAAGTGATCGCCCGCATCCACTTTAAAATCGGACTGCAGCCGAAATGGTATATCAGTTCTTTTCAGGATATGCTGCTGTCTTTTTTATCTATTTTGGACAAACATATTGATAATAAAAATGAGTACCAGCTTGCTGTTAAAGCAGTGACGAAGATTTTGAATTTTGAACAACAAATTGTTTTAGAAGCTTTTGAATTAGAGCAAATCAATCAAAGAGAAGAACATGAAAAGCAAAAAAGGCAGATTGCATTATCAGTAGGAGATTCTGTGGAAGAACTAGCGAGTATCTCAGAAGAAACGAGTGCAGCCCTAGAAGAGTTAACTTCAAAGGCTGATGAAGTGGTGGTATTTGCAAAAAGCACAGCAGAATCAGCTATACAAGTATCCAATAATTCGTTAGCTGGTAAGAACAAACTAGATGATCATCAGCAAATGATCCTAAAAGTAAAAGACCAATCAGAACAGATTACAACTGAACTAATCAGCTTGGAACAAGCAACTGTTAAGATCAACGATGTTGTGGATATCGTTACAGCGATTGCGGAACAAACGAACCTTCTATCCCTTAACGCAGCCATAGAAGCTGCTCGAGCTGGTGAGGCTGGAAAAGGATTCTCTGTTGTAGCTCATGAAGTTCGAAAATTAGCTGATCAAACAAAGACGTCTGTTTCAGGTGTTTCTGAACTTGTGAAAAATACACACAAACGAATAGAAGCTGTCACTCAATCTGTTGAAAGCATTCATCATTATATAAACGACAGTGTCAGTGAAGCTACGGAGATATCCGATTTCTTTGTAGCTATTCTTTCTAAGATGGATGAGAGTACAGATCGAAGCGGAAAGCTAGAAAAAGAAGTAGAAGTGATGGCAGAAGTGATAGAAGAACTGAGTCATGCGGTAGGGCAGATCGCGGTATCAGCCGATTCGTTAACAGATGTTACGAAAAACATGCAACAAGAATAA